In Dama dama isolate Ldn47 chromosome 9, ASM3311817v1, whole genome shotgun sequence, the following proteins share a genomic window:
- the LOC133061371 gene encoding olfactory receptor 2AJ1-like — protein MERNNKTISTDFILLGLWPEFSHLMILIYLILLVYCMAVMSNVVLILLIWLDLQLHSPMYFLLSHLSLIDLALISTSVPKMVTNFFSGERIISQVGCGTQIFFSLTLGIAECLLLTLMSYDRYVAICNPLHYSVIISHVTCKKMVIVSWTGGAITSLVHTAYAMHFPICHPREILHFLCEVMALLKLTCEDISAYVKSVVVSSFLVVLIPLSLILVSYALIFLAVLRMNSSEGRNKALATCSSHLCVVTLYFGPAILVYMRPGSSKTPKLNQSLFMFNAILTPMLNPLSYSLRNKDVIEALKSRVINRYPLRKMKIHLHCYT, from the coding sequence ATGGAGAGAAACAATAAGACTATATCCACAGATTTTATTCTCCTGGGGCTCTGGCCTGAGTTCAGCCACCTTATGATCCTTATCTACCTCATCCTTTTGGTCTACTGTATGGCTGTTATGAGCAATGTTgttctcattctcctcatctggCTAGATTTGCAACTCCACTCCCCCATGTACTTTCTGCTCAGCCACCTCTCCCTCATTGACTTGGCCTTGATCTCAACTTCTGTCCCCAAAATGGTCACAAACTTCTTCTCAGGGGAAAGAATCATATCACAGGTAGGTTGTGGAACCCAGATTTTCTTCAGCTTAACCCTGGGAATTGCTGAGTGTCTCCTGCTAACTCTCATGTCCTATGACCGCTACGTTGCCATCTGTAACCCACTTCATTACTCAGTCATTATCAGCCATGTCACCTGCAAAAAGATGGTCATTGTGTCCTGGACAGGGGGAGCAATAACTTCCCTGGTTCATACAGCCTATGCCATGCATTTTCCCATTTGTCACCCCCGAGAGATCCTGCATTTTTTGTGTGAGGTCATGGCCCTCTTGAAGCTCACTTGTGAGGACATTTCAGCCTATGTGAAGTCAGTGGTGGTCTCAAGCTTTCTGGTGGTCCTCATCCCTCTAAGTCTCATCCTGGTCTCCTACGCCCTCATCTTTCTTGCTGTCCTCCGCATGAACTCCTCTGAGGGCAGGAACAAGGCTCTGGCtacctgctcctcccacctttgTGTGGTCACCCTCTACTTTGGCCCTGCCATATTGGTCTACATGAGACCTGGGTCTTCTAAGACTCCCAAATTAAATCAATCTCTTTTTATGTTTAATGCCATCCTTACCCCTATGCTTAACCCACTCAGCTATAGTCTGAGAAACAAGGATGTTATAGAAGCTTTGAAGAGTAGAGTCATCAATAGATACCCCCTGAGAAAGATGAAAATACATCTACATTGCTATACTTGA